One window of Candidatus Saganbacteria bacterium genomic DNA carries:
- a CDS encoding phosphoadenylyl-sulfate reductase, which translates to MGLLENKDDLKHLVDNLNFKEKVDRSLALIEEAYKKYSSGLVVANSLGKDSVAVWDLAKKVNKKIKGFIVTTRYKPKETKKFMRETVKRYPELRVFDNKVKIEHELYKTKPDQCCDILKVEPTRQAVKEMKISCWVTGLRCTEGRTRTDFKEVEERDKGLIKLNPILIWKEREIWQYLALYEVPVNPLYKLGYRSLGCAPCSHISNDENERAGRWIGTSKCGGECGIHTRPLIGGAGI; encoded by the coding sequence ATGGGATTACTAGAAAATAAAGATGATTTGAAGCATTTAGTCGATAACTTGAATTTCAAGGAAAAAGTTGACAGGTCTCTTGCGTTAATAGAAGAGGCATATAAAAAATACAGTTCCGGTCTTGTTGTAGCTAATAGTTTGGGCAAGGATTCTGTTGCTGTTTGGGATCTTGCTAAGAAGGTCAACAAAAAGATAAAAGGTTTTATCGTAACAACAAGATATAAACCGAAAGAAACAAAAAAATTCATGAGGGAAACCGTTAAAAGATATCCTGAATTGAGAGTGTTTGACAATAAAGTTAAGATCGAGCATGAACTTTATAAAACAAAACCCGACCAGTGCTGTGATATCCTAAAGGTTGAACCAACTCGCCAAGCAGTCAAAGAAATGAAAATTTCTTGCTGGGTAACAGGTCTTAGATGCACAGAAGGAAGAACAAGGACAGATTTTAAAGAAGTTGAAGAAAGAGATAAGGGACTTATCAAACTTAATCCAATACTCATTTGGAAAGAGCGCGAGATCTGGCAGTACCTTGCGTTGTACGAAGTTCCTGTAAACCCATTATACAAATTGGGATATAGGTCTCTTGGATGCGCGCCTTGCTCTCACATTTCAAACGACGAGAACGAACGCGCAGGCAGATGGATCGGGACCAGCAAATGTGGAGGCGAATGCGGGATACACACCCGTCCGCTTATCGGAGGAGCCGGTATATAG
- a CDS encoding Rrf2 family transcriptional regulator — MRISSQCDYAVRAGFVLALNFGKEAVSIQAIADEQDIPKRFLEHLLLSLKNAGLVKSNRGKDGGYMLAKDPGKISIEDIFKAIEGTTSVAPQNKAGSKSVLVSEVWAKVQENVIEVLQSVSLQDLVDKSHKLRKSVMYHI; from the coding sequence ATGAGAATATCAAGCCAATGTGATTATGCTGTAAGAGCCGGTTTTGTATTAGCTTTGAATTTTGGAAAAGAAGCCGTAAGCATACAGGCGATAGCCGATGAACAAGATATTCCCAAGAGGTTTTTGGAGCATTTGCTCTTAAGCCTAAAAAATGCAGGCCTTGTTAAGAGCAATAGGGGCAAAGATGGCGGATATATGTTGGCGAAGGATCCAGGAAAGATATCCATTGAAGATATTTTTAAGGCTATCGAGGGCACAACTTCTGTTGCGCCTCAAAATAAGGCGGGCTCTAAGTCGGTTTTGGTGTCGGAGGTTTGGGCTAAAGTCCAAGAAAATGTGATTGAGGTTCTTCAATCTGTAAGTCTACAAGATTTGGTCGATAAGAGCCATAAATTGCGTAAGTCGGTCATGTATCATATCTAA
- a CDS encoding Fic family protein → MAKTLDVFNKVNSLRERYYKTAIGKDALIRLISEAEVAEQVYNSNAIENSTLTLEETEKILLQIDLDRFITEREIFEAKNLARVVSYIDKRAKEQELTLEVILSLHKMLISNIRDDVAGRFRNNNEFVRVANHIAPHPKEVVGRLEKMMAEYNAASHEGIIKRIARLHLSFEYIHPFVDGNGRIGRVINNYLLIREGFVPINIKFIDRKRYYAAFREHDEKGKSVVMEEIVGRALANSYHKRLAYLESKRIITLSDYAKINKLSHSNLINKATRQTIEAFLEKNVWKIGVDQEKPKPARS, encoded by the coding sequence ATGGCTAAAACACTCGATGTTTTCAATAAGGTGAATTCTCTCCGCGAGAGATACTATAAAACGGCTATCGGCAAGGATGCACTTATCAGGCTTATCTCTGAAGCGGAGGTGGCTGAGCAAGTATATAATTCGAATGCCATCGAAAACAGCACGCTTACTCTTGAAGAAACCGAAAAAATACTTCTGCAAATTGACCTGGATAGGTTTATCACTGAAAGAGAAATATTTGAAGCAAAGAATCTGGCTCGAGTGGTGTCTTACATAGACAAAAGAGCTAAGGAACAAGAGCTTACTTTAGAGGTGATCTTATCACTTCACAAAATGTTGATTTCCAATATCCGTGACGATGTTGCCGGAAGATTTAGGAATAATAATGAGTTTGTGCGCGTCGCGAATCATATTGCTCCGCATCCAAAAGAAGTTGTGGGGCGTCTTGAAAAAATGATGGCTGAATACAATGCCGCCAGCCATGAGGGTATAATTAAAAGGATCGCCAGATTGCACCTCTCCTTTGAATATATACACCCATTTGTTGATGGCAATGGCCGTATTGGCAGGGTCATTAATAATTATTTGTTAATACGAGAAGGATTTGTTCCCATAAATATTAAATTCATTGATCGAAAAAGATATTATGCGGCATTCAGGGAGCATGATGAGAAAGGAAAGTCGGTTGTTATGGAGGAAATAGTCGGGAGGGCGCTTGCTAACAGTTATCATAAACGCCTGGCCTATTTGGAAAGCAAAAGAATTATAACTCTCTCTGACTATGCAAAAATCAATAAGCTCTCCCATTCCAATCTTATTAATAAAGCTACTCGGCAAACCATTGAGGCCTTTTTGGAAAAGAATGTCTGGAAAATCGGTGTTGATCAAGAAAAGCCGAAACCTGCGCGATCCTGA
- a CDS encoding DsrE family protein — MKIGIILETKEFEKAWNAFRFATAAKKNKNEVKVFLMGEAVECEGLKNDKYNVDEQMNNFLKEGGAILACGTCLKSRNLQGTEVCPMSTMIDCVKMVEWADKVVTF; from the coding sequence ATGAAGATCGGGATCATTTTGGAGACTAAAGAATTTGAAAAAGCGTGGAACGCGTTTCGTTTTGCCACGGCCGCAAAAAAGAACAAGAATGAAGTTAAAGTTTTCCTTATGGGCGAGGCGGTTGAGTGCGAAGGGCTTAAGAACGATAAGTATAACGTGGATGAACAGATGAACAACTTTTTGAAAGAGGGCGGAGCGATACTTGCGTGCGGAACTTGCTTGAAATCCCGAAATTTGCAAGGGACGGAAGTTTGTCCGATGTCTACAATGATCGATTGCGTCAAAATGGTCGAATGGGCCGATAAAGTAGTAACATTCTAA